The region CTGGGCTCTACTTCTGTTACAGTTGTTGAGGCAGAGACAACTGGTGGTTGTCCCTTTCTGTTTCTTGTTTCCCTCTTGTCAGCCAGTGACTCGAGGAGCAGTTGGGATGCACTGAAGTGCTGAGTCATCTGACGGGAGAGGCAGCCCTGGTCCACCCCGGCAGGGCCCCCACTCCTCTTGGAGTGGCTCTTGGTGACTCCTTGAGTGGCAAGCCCCTGGGTGGCCAGGCAGGGCCTGGGATGTGATGCGTTGAGCTGTGCGCCCTTGACCCCAGTTCTCTCTGCTGTTTGTGCCCAGGTGGCAGCACCATGGATAGCTCCGCAGGAGGCAAGGCTAGGCCTGAGGCTGGGGAGGACAAGGAGGGATTCCTTTCCAAACTTAAGAAAATGTTTACCTCTTGATATCCCAGCTGAGGTAGGAAAACCCCTGAGGTTTCTCCCCCTTTTGTTTCTCTCCTTGAACTAACCTCTGTTTCCCTCACTTTAACCAGTGtcatgtcccccacccccagagttgaAGAGGGACCAGTCTCAGGCATGGTGTGCCTGGCCCCCATCAGAGCCAAGCCTCTCAGCCCGTGGGGACATCTGCATTAGGGTAACAGTCAGCTGGTGGTAAAGGGCTGAGCCACACTGCAGCAGCCAGCTTCTGCTGGGCCCACTTCCTGGAGACATTGCACTGGGCGGCTGCCTCACAGCCTTCCTCCTGCCACTCCTGGGGGCTCTGTATCTCATAGTGGTGGGAACCAGGTTGCCCACAGTCACAGAGGGCAAGTCATAGCAGAGCCAGGCCTAGAACTCAGAtctccccaacccctgcctgtTTCATAGTGCCCTGTCCTGCAGGGGAAGCTCGGGGCTTCCTAAACCTTggttaggggtgggggtgggggctgctgggagTCCTGCTTGCTCACTGTGGTGTCTCAGGACTCTTTACTTGTGCTGGTCCCTGGTAGCTGGAGCTCCTGGTGTAGCTCCTTGCCAGGGATGACAGAAACTCACCAACAGTGTGTGTTATCTTTCGATGCCAGAGAAATGTAACTGTTTATGTCTTGGCTCAGGAAAACGGTCCACTGGAAACTAGGCCGGGAGCAACAGTCCCTCCTTGTGGCCAGGACACCTAGGACACAGGAGGATCCTACACGGCAGCACCGAGCCCTGCCTGCAGAGGCCCTCTGGACCGCCTTGGCAACAGCAAAATCATGTAACAACTCACCTCTCCGTGGAATGGTCACAGTGGACAGCCCCTGGGCAGTAAGGCATGGCATGCCTAAGGGCTGGTAGTTTCCTGTCCACAAGTAGGTACTTGGCTCCTTCTGGCACAGGGAGAGTCATGGCTGGACACTTCTTGCAGAGCTAAAACTGATTTGGAATCGAATGTGGTGGAGATCTTAGTTAAAGAATTAAAGGCCATGCTTACAGCTTAAAAATGAAGCCTTAAGCTGCACCAAGTTGTGAAGTGATTAATTTCCCTCTCAGCAAACCTCTGGGAGGTTCCAAAATGAGTCTTTACTGTCAGGCTGTCTTTTTCAGGAACCTGGGACATGCACACCCCACCAGTGTCCTCTGTCCCTCAGCAGGGGCGTCCCCTACTCTTCTTGGAGTTTGTTTTAATTCCCAAAGGTACCAAGCAGCTGGAACATTGGAGCCTTGGGACCCCAGGGTGATACATGTAAAGAGGGTCCCTGGAGACGCCACTCTTGAGCACATGAGCCGTGATCTCTGTCAGGACGGACAGTCCTTCCTCCCACCCGATGTGGAGCGGCCTCTTGTCCCTCAACTGTTGAgttctgttgttctaagccagGTGTGAGTGGAGCTCCGGCCCTTCTGCTGGACCACAGCCAGCATGTCCTGGGTCCGACTAATGGCCTCCCCCTGCTCCGCTGCCTGCCAGGGGCTTGGTTCTCACCACTCACACTGCTGACCTCTGTTTGCAGAAGTGTGTTTAAATTATTCAGTGCTAAGAATCATCGTCTTTTCCTGTATAAATGTTTGTTCAAAAGAAAGCGTAGTCTCAGCAGTTGGAGGTCCTCCACCATCCACCCAGAGCAAAGCAGTGTCCCCAGCCTTGGCTTGGAGGCTGTGCGGGTTCCGTTGTGTTTCCAGATCCTCCCGCTGTGGTAAGACAGGCTAATGGAGAACACTTCTGgttagtttcttttttgttttctttcataatttacTAAAATAAAGCATCTACTAGTGTCTGATCTAAGAATGTAAAATGATTCTGTATCAATGTAAATAAGATTATCTACcgcaaaaagatatttaaaacctAAATTGTGGTCATTTCTTCTTCGGAAGGGTTCACACAGCTTTGTGCAGGTGGTCTAGCAGCGGGTTACTGGTGTTCGCCCACCGATCAGGCTGCCCCACGTTGCTCCTGGCCTTCCTGGGGCCGGCTGGAGGTGGCTGTCCTCGTCCTCGGCGTCACGCCCATCCAGCACACAGGCACGCTGAGGGGTATCCTGTAGGCTCTGACAGGCGCTGACCCTCTCCAGTGCAGATCCCAGAGCTGGGAGCTTGCCCTGACACTACGTGCTGATCTGAACCGATGTTCCAGGGTTCAGCGTGTAGCCTTTTCTTTGGGAGCCCAAGCCGAGAGAGAGATGCGGTGTGGCCTTTAGGTCCCTACACATCACTGTCTTcctcagtagatttttttttcttccattattttcaGAGGAATATTAAGGTATTTTTGTGTTAAAGTTTTAGTCCGGGCTCCCAGCAGAGAAGACTGTGTCCCGAAAGCCCCAATTCTGCCATGGCTGGAGTGGGCCTCGGGCACAGAGCTCCACCCACCCCAGGGCTCTAGGCTGAGCAGGTTGAGGTGTGAGGGCACTTGCTGGGTTGGGTAAAGAGCTTGGGAAAGACCTGATGGGCAAGAAGGGGGCTCAGTTACTTCCTCCCAATTTCCATACTTTTCCTTCATTGAACAGAAGCTTATTGAGCACCTGCGTACTCACCCAGCGCGATCCTAGAACCCGGGCTGTGGCTGTGGGAAGCTAGATGGTGTCTCTCGTGACAGCCTGAGTTTTCTTACTGGAGAAGTCAACTGAAGTCCCACTCATGGCCTGTTTCTTGAAAGCAGACGTCTAGAGGAGGactttcaaagagaaaaatagattttctttCTAGCCAGACACCTTCATTGCTGTACTGGGGTGTCGTTCCCTCGGATGGTCAGAAGGTGGCAGCACAACATCTGTAGAACCCACATTCCACATGAGGCCAGGATTGGATTTGGTTTATTTCCACAGCTGGCTCTGAGGCATTTGTCCCCAGACAACTTTGCAGCCTCTGAGTTGGGGCCGGAGCATGAGATGAAGCATTTACAAATACAGAGAACTCTCTCTCCCTGAGCCTTTGGGGACTGAGAGGAGGGGGAAAGGTAGATGGTGTTCAGCATTTGCTGAAATGTCAGGAGGGTAGACAAGACACAGTCATACACGGATGAGGCAGACATGCATAGGACCACAGCTCCATCCCCACCTGCAGGCTCTGACTTGTTTCTGACCTGATCCATTCTCCCCATTccactctctctcctcctcaggCCTTTGGGTTCTGGTGGACTGGAGCTTCCTTCCCTGTCATGAAAACCCCTCTTGAAGTATCCTCTCAAGTCCCCCAGCATCCAGGGACTGCCCCACCCTTTGCTTTGTTCTGCAACCCTGGAGCCTGGCTGTGAAAATAAATGTTATGAGCAGTCATGACTATTGCAGAAGGCATGTTTACACTCTGTTAATAAACACCATGAAACCTGCACTTGCATATTTTTTAACCAGAAGTTCTGCTTATTTGGCATGATCCTCATGAAAGGTTGCAAACGGGCCAGCTaggaaaagacataaaaaagtgAAGTGGGACCTGACCTGCAGCCTCCGTGCCTGTCAGTGGGGAGTGGTGGAGACTGACTGCCCTGTCTAAGGGGACAGCCACTCCTCAGCTCCACCCAAGGGGACTATGCAGGAATTCAGACCCAGTGCTGCCAGATCTGGGGCTTCCCAAGAGAGGCTGAGCATCCAGATTTTGATGTGGAGATTTCAATTTTACCTCATTTTTCCAGTTACAActtgatataattcacatactgtgTGGCTCACCCATTTAGTGTGCAGTTTAGTACTTTTTAGCTCaacgttgtgcaaccatcacaattTCGGGAtgtttcatcacccccaaaagaagccCCATGCCCACGGGCAGGTATTTCCCATTTCTCCCAAGCCCTCCAGTCTCTGGCAACCATGAATCTATTTCTCTGGGTTTGTATATTCTGCACATTGtacgtaaatggaatcatacaatatctggtctttttggttctttctggtttctttaatttacataatagttcaaggttcattcatgatgTAGCTAagtcagtacttcatttctttttatggctgaataaatttcattgtatggataggccactttttttttcatttattgcctgatagacatttgggttatttccactttttggcaattgttaataatgctgctatgtacattgtaaactgactaatgTTCAattaagcacacacacaaaaagacacctatagaaaaaataatgctattatgaatgtcatattttactttttttttggagggggcagtaattaggtttatttattaatggcagtactggagattgaacccaggaccttgtgcatgctgagcatgtgctctaccactgagctgtatcctcccgcCCCCTTATTATCACATTTTAGAATGTTGACTgctacttatatgaggtacttgGAGTAGTCAAactcagaaagtagaatggtgggtgccaggggaaggggaaatggggatttggtgtttaatggggacagagtttccaTTTGGGATGATAAAGTTCTGAggttggatggtggtgatggctgcccaACAACATGTAtactttctttaaattgaagtatggtaggcttacaatgtgttaatttctggtgtacaacatagtgattcagctacacacacatatatagtccCCTTCACATTCTCCCTCATTACAGGTCATTACAGGGCATTGAATACAATTCCCTgagctacacagtaggaccttgccatttatccattttacatatagtagttagtatctgcaagtcccaaactcccaacttatcccccacttcctttccctcctggtaaccataagtttgttttctatgtgaatctgtttatattctgaaattaagttcatttgtgtcatttttttagattccacataaaagtggtatcatatggtatttctttctctttctcttactttctccaggtccatccatgttgctgcaaatggcattattttattcttttttatggccgagtagtattccaacAATGTGTAAATGCCActcaactgtacacttaaaaataattaaaatggtaaattttatgttacatatacatatacatagttaagaaataaaataagaaaataaaaaataaatgttggcaGCTAACTATAATGTATTTCAGGGACCAAATTTCAGAAGATCCAGGCACACATGGTGTGCCTCCAGTTGAGACTTGTGCTGGGAACAGCTCAGCCCGCAGGTTGATGTGGTGGTGCAGCGCCAGATTCCCCAGCGCTCCGCGTGGTGTGACACACACGTGCTTTTTCCTGCAGTGACACACAGCCGGGGCAGGAGCCCCCGGGCCAGGCCGAACACTTTGATTTGGCATCCAGGGTATGGGAAGGGCCTTGTTAACCAGCCTCATTTGGTTATTGCCAAGAGACATGGGAAATGGGTGAACATGAATGTCTCTTACGGGTCAAGTGGTTTAACATACTaggattgttattttttaataggcTTTGTTTTTTGGAGCACTTTCTAGATTTCACAGTGAAATTGTGAGGAAGGTGCAGAGAGTTCCTGAACACCCTCTGCCCCTGCGCACACACAGCCTCTTCTGTTATCAGCAGCCGCCAGAGAGTTGCACGTTTGTTAGAACTGAGAACCTGCGTGGACACATCATCACCAGAAGTCCATAGTTAAATTAGGCTCCCTCTTGGTGGTGTGCAGTCTGTGGATTTGGACAAGTGTGATGACACGTCCACAGCTACAGTATCACAGAGACGCGTTTCATGGCCTCGGGTTTGGTTTTCCTGTGCAGTGCGGGTAGTTCTCAGCACCGGAGCATCCTGAATTGTTGTGCACGGTTTTACCAACTTCACTAGACTTGAGCCCTGGGTGGGGGGGGACCAGTGGGGGCCACCCTTTGAGAGGGATGGGAACAGACAGAGGGGTGCTGGAGGCTAGCAGGTTTGACCACGGGTGGCAGACAGGAGGGAGAAGGTGGCCCAGGGGAGTCAGACACCACTTGGCACACACGACCTCACGTtgccctcacaacagccctgccaGGTGGCACCGGGTGAGCAGACAGACCTGTAAGGCTCAGCGACATGCCCAGGTCCCGAGCCTGTGGGTGAGGAGTGGCTGGAACCCGGTGTCAGCTCCTGCAGTTCACTCTGGGCCTGGCACAGCGGGCTCTCCCCGGGCTTGGTGCCCGGGGGCCACTCCAGGATCTCGGCACAGTAAGTCCCAGCCCTGGCCGGGCAGGTGTTTCCCACCCTGGGCACCTGGGGGACTTAGGCCTTACAGCGCTGGCACAGGTGACCTCTCGTGTTCTCTCGCTGATACGCGAGTGGCTCAGAAGTCTCTTCCCTCCTACCTTGCCTGGAAGGCTCATTGCTCTCCTCTCAGAACTCAGGCTGTCCCTGTCCCTCCAGTGTTCATCGCTCCTGCTCTCTGCAGCCCTGTGTCAATCTGCTGCATATTTATATCTGGCTCTTGTGCTAAACCAAACTCCTCAACGCAGGgcgcataatttttaaaaaaattgaagtataattgacgtACCATATAACATAAGTTATAAATATATAACGTaggattcataatttttaaagattgtattccatttatagttactacaaAAGAGTGGCTATATTTCCTGTTGTGTAATATATTCTTAtagcttatttaatttttacataatagtttgtacttcttactcccctccccctaccttgcccctcccccttccctcccgcccctagtaatcactagtttgttctctaaatctgagttcctttgctttgcaaaagctttcatgtttaattaggtcccatttgtgggttttgtgtttttttttttcagtttcctttgctttaggagacagatccaaaaaaatactgctatgatTTGCAGCAAAGacttctgcctatgttttcttcttctagttttatggtttcagtgttaacatttaggtctttaatccattttgagtttattttttatacgGTGTTAGAGAATCTTCTGATTTCATTGTTTTACGCAACTTTTTTGGTAATGTTGTATTTAGGGTCCAGCACACTGGTAAGTTGTCAAAGAAGTGCCTTTTCCACAGATCAGTTTAAAGAGTGAGCGGATCAAACAAACTTGGTGGCATTGCTTCCAGTGACTCTGCGGGTCCTGAGGCCAAGGTGGGGCAGTAGAGGTGCCTCGGCGGACGTTACACAAGCCCACGGAGACACCGGTAAGCCTGCGCAGCTGTGTTCTCTGGGCCCTAATTCCTCTTCTCTGAAGTGAGCAGGAGACTGACGGAAGATTGAACCAGCCCCACCATCCCAGTGTCTGGGGGACTCTACCCTCCAAGGCAGGGTTGGGTCCTTACTTCCCTGGTTTCCCTCCCCAGCCTTTGCGGCAGGAGTGTCACCTTTTCTCAGCCGTGTCCAATTCTTGTGACCCTGGGGTCCACAGATCTGCCACGTTCCTTCAAGCCTTTCTTTCCAGCCTGTTTTGGAGACCACCCACATCTCAGGGCTGCTGTACCCTACGGTCCAGGAAGTGGCTGaatagagagaaagggagaaggggCCAGTCTTTCCACCTAAAAACTCAAAGAAGGAACACACAGGTGGCCGCACTTGCCTGCTGGAGAGGAAGCATGTGTGTGCAGGGATGTGAAAAGTTGTCACTCCTGACTGGTGTGGGGAGTCCTCTCTGGGTCCCCCACCACTTGATGCTTCCTGCTGGAATGGTCATGTCCTTGGTGCCCCAGCAGCTGCCACCCCAACCTCAGTCCCTGAAACAAAGCACTTTTCTTCCAGTAGCCATCTGTGAGAACAATGgcctttatttgaaaaataaactttacGTAACACAAGAAAGGATCACTGTGACCGTGTCTCCCGTCCCCCCAGACAGGGTGGAGAGGTGGGCAGAGTCACAGCCTGGCAAAGTCCCCTTTGTGCTGCTCCAGCCACTGGTCCAGCGTCCTAGCCTTGGGGTTGAGCCTCAGGGTCAGTCCGATGTCGCGGTCGGGTTTCAGGGCGTAGAAACGGAACATGTTGGCTAGGTCCCGGGCGCCGGGGAAGCCAAGCTTTTCGTAGTCCTCAGGGGTTGTCTGGAAGCAGAGGGGCGTCTCTTAGGGTCGGTCGGCATCTCCAGCCCCCTGACCCCACTGTCAGCACCTCAGTTCCTACCCTGGTCCTTACTAAGTTCATCAGAAAACCGTTCTACTGAAAAGatgaaagtttgaaaaccactgttctaGGGCAATTTAAATCCTGTTCTTCCACAATCATGAGATGAAAACTTCTCAGTCCCTTCCAAATCAGGACTCTGCTTACATCACTTTCTTCCTCAAAAACCAAACCTGTTTCTCTTTCCCGACCAGACTGAATCTGAACTCAGGTCCTCAAATCCTCCATGACTGCCTCAGGGTATATTTGTTTAGATAGTCATACACCACTGTGTTCATTGTGCTAGGAAAGTGTTTACATCAATTATTCCATTCAACCCCCACAAGAAACAGGAGGGGGAAACTCTTAATACACCCACTttatgggtgaggaaactgaggcagagaggggtCAGGGGCCGGGCCCCCAGTCTGGAGTCTGACTCGCCCGAAACATGTCCTGCCGTGGTCTCTCCCCATCATTGCTCTGCTTGGGTCTAGGGGCTCTACAGgtggtttttatcttttaatgactCAGTAGCCCAGATTTTCTTtagtgaaaaaaagcaagaaacaaggCACCTGGGGGTCTGGACAGGAACTTAGcatcaggggagaggagaggactgTGGGCCTCCTGCCCACCTAATCAGGCCAAGTAGGAAGGGAGACAGGGTGGGGCCTACTCTggcctccttctccttccccagaGGAGCCTAGGATGCTCTGAGTTGTCCCTCCTTGCCTTCCCCCCCACTGTCCCCTTTTCCTGGAAACCTTCCTTGTGACTTAGTCAAATAGTGATGCCAGAAATTTCACTTGGTGGCCACACTTGGCTCCCAAGAACAGCACGACATAAACGTTTACGGTGATGAATTTGGATTTCCATTGCTCAGAGTGCTGGGGCCACCCCTTCCCTATTGCTCACAAAGCCTCTCTGACCAGGGATGCTGGTCCCCTGGCGGCAGCTGGGACACCCCCCCGGCCGGGCCTTCCCACCTTGGCGTCACGCACGGCCTTCCCTGTGTGCTTGGAGAGCAGGGCGGCATACTCCTCCGCCGTGTGCCTGCAGGTGCTGAGCCCGATGTCCCGGCCAACGTACTCCTCTGGCATCTTAAGCAGGCTGAGCACCACCGGGCCCAGGTCGGTCACTGACATGCCGTCCATGGGCACGTCACCCATGGGCAAGCCTGGGGGGGGAGAGGGACGAGCTGACACGCATGTGCACAGGCCAGCACCTGGCACGCACAGACACCCCAGTGTGAGTAGTGGAACTGAGTCAGGAGTCGGCACACCATCGGGCTCTGCCACCCTGCACGCCCTTCAAACCCTCGGAGCCTGGCTGCTTCTTTCCCGGCATGGGGAGAACCCCGGACCTGCCACTCCTCTCAGGGCTGAGATGGGAAcaaggggaaggagaggaaggggctctgaAAGGCTCACAGGAGAAAGGGCACTCTGTcaaatcccaaattcctgacGTGGACGCCTGTGGGGGGTGTCCAAACACCAGCTCTACCAACAGGAAGGCCTGGTTAGCCGAGGCCAGGGCCTCGCCCGGAGCCGCGGTGCTCAGTCATGTTAAATTAACGAGTGACTCCACCTGCCAAGCTGTGGTTTGGGTGGAGAGTCAGGGCAGGGTCTAGGTGTGACACCTGGAGGCCTCAGGTCCTGCCCTATAAAACTTCCTCACCTACTAAAAGGGCCACTGCGGCTGCCTGTTCAGATGACCCAGGGAGTCTGTGAGGATGGAGCTCCAACTCAGAGACAGGACACAGGTGATCTCTGACTACAGCTTTGCAAACTGTAAAGGGCGGTGCCATTGTGCCAACAATGGGACCAGGCTCTGCTCACTGGTGGGCAGGACCCAAGTGAGGGTGAGTGGAGTTCACACACAGGTAAGGGGCCGGGAGGGCACTGACTCCTCCCACCCTGCCTGCTGAGCTTCCTGTGCTAACCCCCTGATCTGCCGGCAGGACGTAGGTTGTACACGGCTCCCTCCAAGCCAGGGACCCAACACATCCAGCCATTTACAGATACGCAAATAGGTATCAAGAAGAAAGTGCTTTCCTACTTTGGGAAATCTACAGCTGGACCTTACCTTCCAAACCCTCCCCTTAGTTTTGAAGGAGAAGCAACAACGACCACACTCATCTCCATAAAGCTCTGCAACAAAGCATCGCATCACCACTCTTGGTAGACTGTCCCACGGCCCCTGCGGAAGTCTGTGCTGTGCCCACGTCACACAACAGGAAGCAGAGGCCCACAAGCCTCCCTGCCTGGCTCACAGTCGCAGCCTCGTGTGAGAGCCAGGGCTTGGACCCAGAACCCATCTGAGCGCAAGCCCACTTTCTGCACCATCACAGCTCCACCTGGTGAGAGCAGACACCTGAGGAAGGGGGAGGGCACTCACTCAGCAAGTAGCTCTTTCCATCTGGGGCTTTCTGGGGCAGGAAGTAGGAAAGGAGATTCTCGAAATAGCAGGGCAGCCGCACGCTGGTCATGGGAACGCCGATGTTCCGGAAATATTCCTCCACCTCCCCCTTGCCATCAAAGTGGCCCACAACCAGTCTCCCCGCCGTCAGCTTCTTGATGTTCTCCAGGCCACTGTAGACCACGTAGTGAAGGCCCAGGCGCTTGGCCAGGTCGGCCAGCAGCTTTCCCTGGTGGGCCGGGAAGGAGA is a window of Vicugna pacos chromosome 18, VicPac4, whole genome shotgun sequence DNA encoding:
- the NMRAL1 gene encoding nmrA-like family domain-containing protein 1 isoform X1, with protein sequence MADKKLVVVFGATGAQGGSVARTLLEDGTFRVRVVTRDPGQRAAKELRLQGAEVVQGDQDDEASMELALTGAHATFIVTNYWESCSQEREVKQGKLLADLAKRLGLHYVVYSGLENIKKLTAGRLVVGHFDGKGEVEEYFRNIGVPMTSVRLPCYFENLLSYFLPQKAPDGKSYLLSLPMGDVPMDGMSVTDLGPVVLSLLKMPEEYVGRDIGLSTCRHTAEEYAALLSKHTGKAVRDAKTTPEDYEKLGFPGARDLANMFRFYALKPDRDIGLTLRLNPKARTLDQWLEQHKGDFARL